The Geodermatophilaceae bacterium NBWT11 genome has a segment encoding these proteins:
- a CDS encoding HAMP domain-containing protein, which translates to MSLRARLLVAFLVPTLVVLALVGVVSTLTLRHQLVSQVDERLAAADYRATETAQGYGPLSGAPQGGDEDGDGDGDEPDFLDVRGQGAGTLTATVVDGECTTSTVLGDRFATTTLTAAQGSTVAAVDPGSGPRTVDLGGDLGDYRVVASRTPDGDVIVTGLPLQGANQALRILVAVEVLVGLLGLVAAALAATVVIRRTLRPLDRVAATATRVSELQLATGEVTLAERVPPGDTDTRTEVGQVGTALNRLLDHVEGSLTARQASETQVRQFVADASHELRTPLASIRGYAELVRRQHTDVQPEVGHALRRVESEAVRMSVLVEELLLLARLDAGRDLSLGEVDLAALVVDTVSDAHVAGPDHHWRVDLPDAGVLVPGDPVRLHQVLANLLANARTHTPEGTTATVRLRTEAGWAVLQVVDDGPGIPPQLVAHVFERFARGDSSRSRQAGSTGLGLAIVDAVVTAHHGTVSVASEPGRTVFTLRLPHATEVAREADPESLA; encoded by the coding sequence CTGTCGTTGCGGGCGCGGTTGCTGGTGGCCTTCCTCGTCCCGACGCTCGTGGTGCTGGCACTGGTCGGGGTGGTCTCCACCCTCACCCTGCGCCACCAGCTGGTCAGCCAGGTCGACGAACGACTGGCCGCCGCGGACTACCGGGCCACCGAGACAGCCCAGGGGTACGGCCCGCTCAGCGGCGCCCCGCAGGGCGGCGACGAGGACGGCGACGGGGACGGCGACGAGCCGGACTTCCTCGACGTCCGCGGCCAGGGTGCCGGCACCCTCACCGCGACGGTCGTCGACGGGGAGTGCACCACCTCCACCGTGCTCGGCGACCGGTTCGCCACCACCACGCTGACCGCCGCGCAGGGGTCGACCGTGGCCGCGGTCGACCCCGGCAGCGGCCCGCGCACCGTGGACCTGGGCGGCGACCTGGGCGACTACCGGGTCGTCGCCAGCCGGACCCCGGACGGCGACGTCATCGTCACCGGGCTGCCGCTGCAGGGTGCCAACCAGGCGCTGCGGATCCTGGTCGCCGTCGAGGTGCTGGTCGGCCTGCTCGGCCTGGTCGCGGCCGCGCTGGCGGCCACCGTGGTCATCCGGCGCACGCTGCGCCCGCTGGACCGGGTCGCCGCCACCGCCACCCGGGTCTCGGAGCTGCAGCTGGCCACCGGCGAGGTCACGCTGGCCGAGCGGGTGCCGCCCGGGGACACCGACACCCGCACCGAGGTCGGCCAGGTCGGCACCGCGCTGAACCGGCTGCTGGACCACGTCGAGGGCTCGCTCACCGCCCGCCAGGCCAGCGAGACCCAGGTGCGCCAGTTCGTCGCCGACGCCAGCCACGAGCTGCGCACCCCGCTGGCCTCCATCCGCGGGTACGCCGAGCTGGTCCGCCGTCAGCACACCGACGTGCAGCCCGAGGTGGGGCACGCGCTGCGCCGGGTCGAGTCCGAGGCGGTGCGGATGTCGGTGTTGGTGGAGGAGCTGCTGCTGCTGGCCCGCCTGGACGCCGGGCGCGACCTGTCCCTGGGCGAGGTGGACCTCGCCGCCCTCGTCGTCGACACCGTCTCCGACGCCCACGTGGCCGGCCCCGACCACCACTGGCGGGTGGACCTCCCCGACGCCGGCGTGCTGGTGCCCGGCGACCCGGTGCGGCTGCACCAGGTGCTGGCCAACCTGCTCGCCAACGCCCGCACGCACACCCCCGAGGGCACGACCGCGACGGTCCGGCTGCGCACCGAGGCCGGCTGGGCCGTGCTCCAGGTGGTGGACGACGGTCCGGGCATCCCCCCGCAGCTGGTCGCGCACGTCTTCGAGCGCTTCGCCCGCGGTGACTCCTCCCGGTCCCGGCAGGCCGGCTCCACCGGCCTCGGCCTGGCGATCGTGGACGCCGTCGTCACCGCCCACCACGGCACGGTCTCGGTGGCCAGCGAGCCCGGGCGCACCGTGTTCACCCTCCGGTTGCCGCACGCCACCGAGGTGGCCCGGGAAGCCGACCCGGAGTCCCTGGCGTGA
- a CDS encoding FAD:protein FMN transferase has translation MTSTLPARTVATADWEAWTCRVRLAVTDPAALDEARELLVDDLATVDLACSRFRPDAELALLDGAQGRWVTVSPLLTEALQVAVRAARLTAGDVDPTVGGAMAELGYDRDLDRIDPGAVPGVVHPVAGWQTVELDVPGNRVRVPAGVRLDLGATAKAWTADRAAAEITRRTGAGVLVSIGGDVAVAGPAPEGGWRVRVSDVTGDPDGPAPAGSAVVTLTDGGLATSSTRARRWLHGGVEVHHLLDPRTGLPARSAWRTVSVAAGSCVDANTVSTACVVRGHRALPWLRELGVPARLVTEDGDVLTAGGWPA, from the coding sequence GTGACCAGCACCCTGCCGGCGCGCACCGTCGCGACGGCGGACTGGGAGGCATGGACCTGCCGGGTGCGGCTGGCCGTCACCGACCCCGCCGCGCTGGACGAGGCCCGTGAGCTGCTCGTCGACGACCTGGCCACCGTGGACCTGGCCTGCAGCCGGTTCCGCCCGGACGCCGAGCTGGCCCTGCTGGACGGCGCGCAGGGCCGCTGGGTGACGGTCAGCCCGCTGCTCACCGAGGCCCTGCAGGTGGCGGTGCGGGCCGCCCGGCTCACCGCAGGGGACGTCGACCCCACCGTGGGCGGCGCCATGGCCGAGCTCGGCTACGACCGGGACCTCGACCGGATCGACCCGGGCGCGGTGCCCGGCGTCGTCCACCCCGTCGCCGGCTGGCAGACCGTCGAGCTCGACGTGCCGGGCAACCGCGTCCGGGTGCCGGCCGGGGTCCGGCTCGACCTGGGTGCGACCGCCAAGGCCTGGACCGCCGACCGGGCCGCGGCCGAGATCACCAGGCGCACCGGGGCCGGGGTGCTCGTCTCGATCGGCGGGGACGTCGCCGTGGCCGGGCCCGCCCCGGAGGGCGGCTGGAGGGTGCGGGTCTCCGACGTCACCGGGGACCCCGACGGCCCGGCGCCGGCGGGCTCGGCCGTGGTCACGCTGACCGACGGCGGGCTCGCCACCTCCAGCACCCGGGCCCGGCGCTGGCTGCACGGGGGCGTCGAGGTGCACCACCTGCTGGACCCGCGCACCGGGCTGCCCGCCCGGTCGGCCTGGCGGACGGTCAGCGTCGCCGCGGGCAGCTGCGTGGACGCCAACACCGTCAGCACCGCCTGCGTCGTCCGCGGGCACCGGGCCCTGCCCTGGCTGCGGGAGCTCGGCGTCCCGGCCCGACTCGTCACCGAGGACGGCGACGTGCTCACCGCCGGGGGGTGGCCGGCGTGA
- the wrbA gene encoding NAD(P)H:quinone oxidoreductase: protein MTKIAVVYYSSTGNTHQLAQAVAQGAQDAGAEVRLRRVAETAPDAALDANPAWRAHADSVADVPLATPDDMEWADGYALGTPTRFGTPSAQLKGYIDTLGGLWGTGKLANKGATAFTSAQNTHGGNESTILTLFNVFSHFGAVIVPPGYTDPLLFAAGGNPYGTSAPSGGNPDAVADEVLAAARFQGRRLAEISAKITS, encoded by the coding sequence ATGACCAAGATCGCTGTCGTCTACTACTCCTCCACCGGCAACACCCACCAGCTCGCCCAGGCCGTGGCCCAGGGCGCGCAGGACGCCGGCGCCGAGGTGCGCCTGCGCCGCGTCGCCGAGACCGCGCCGGACGCCGCACTGGACGCCAACCCGGCCTGGCGCGCGCACGCCGACTCCGTCGCCGACGTCCCGCTGGCCACCCCGGACGACATGGAGTGGGCCGACGGCTACGCCCTCGGCACCCCCACCCGCTTCGGGACGCCGTCCGCCCAGCTCAAGGGCTACATCGACACCCTCGGCGGCCTGTGGGGCACCGGGAAGCTCGCGAACAAGGGCGCCACGGCGTTCACCAGCGCGCAGAACACCCACGGCGGCAACGAGTCGACCATCCTGACGCTGTTCAACGTCTTCTCCCACTTCGGCGCCGTCATCGTCCCGCCGGGCTACACCGACCCGCTGCTCTTCGCCGCGGGCGGCAACCCCTACGGCACCTCGGCCCCCTCGGGCGGCAACCCCGACGCCGTCGCCGACGAGGTGCTGGCCGCAGCCCGTTTCCAGGGCCGCCGGCTCGCCGAGATCAGCGCCAAGATCACCTCCTGA
- a CDS encoding ferredoxin, with the protein MSDRLRVDPIGCQGHGVCAELLPEAIAQDEWGYPLLAAGALPDDLRRPARRAVAACPARALHLDRAADSGRSAGRQTPPGVLTGNAQGGLAQ; encoded by the coding sequence GTGAGCGACCGGCTGCGGGTGGACCCGATCGGCTGCCAGGGGCACGGCGTGTGCGCCGAGCTGCTGCCCGAGGCGATCGCCCAGGACGAGTGGGGCTACCCCCTGCTGGCCGCGGGCGCGCTGCCCGACGACCTGCGCCGTCCGGCCCGGCGTGCCGTCGCGGCCTGCCCCGCACGCGCCCTGCACCTGGACCGTGCGGCAGACTCCGGGCGCTCGGCAGGTCGACAGACACCTCCTGGGGTGCTCACAGGGAACGCGCAGGGAGGGCTCGCACAGTGA
- a CDS encoding ferric reductase, producing MTATVVLGVAVQRQVRLPGLPRFGVVGLHRNVSLVSAVLLVVHVVSAVVDSYVSIGWLDTVVPFVSGYEPFWVGLGTLAVDLTALVVVTSLLRGRLPARVWRGVHWTPYALWPLAFLHGLGAGTDLGSGWVLAGALACAAAVAVASTVAATGRLRSRPPLERAPAALAAVSAGPSPAPFRNR from the coding sequence ATGACGGCGACCGTCGTGCTCGGCGTCGCCGTCCAGCGGCAGGTGCGGCTGCCCGGACTGCCGCGCTTCGGCGTGGTCGGCCTGCACCGCAACGTGTCGCTGGTGTCGGCGGTGCTGCTGGTCGTGCACGTGGTCAGCGCGGTCGTCGACTCCTACGTGAGCATCGGCTGGCTGGACACCGTCGTCCCCTTCGTGTCGGGCTACGAGCCGTTCTGGGTCGGCCTGGGCACGCTGGCGGTCGACCTCACCGCGCTGGTCGTGGTGACCAGCCTGCTGCGCGGCCGGCTCCCGGCCCGCGTCTGGCGCGGCGTGCACTGGACCCCCTACGCACTCTGGCCGCTGGCCTTCCTGCACGGGCTGGGCGCCGGCACCGACCTCGGGTCGGGCTGGGTGCTCGCCGGCGCGCTGGCCTGCGCCGCCGCGGTGGCCGTCGCCTCGACGGTCGCCGCCACCGGACGGCTGCGTTCCCGGCCCCCGCTGGAGCGGGCCCCCGCCGCGCTGGCCGCCGTGTCCGCCGGCCCCTCCCCCGCCCCCTTCCGGAACAGGTGA
- a CDS encoding response regulator transcription factor has translation MTATIPTSTGSRAQLTRPDGSALRVLVVDDERSICELLSMALRYEGWDVKTASDGTEAVKAAREFRPDAVVLDVMLPDMDGLEVLRRVRADQPLVPVVFLTAKDALEDRIAGLTAGGDDYVTKPFSLEEVAARLRGLLRRTSRVVADDGLLVVGDLTLDEESHEVTRSGDDVRLTATEFELLRYLMRNPKRVLSKAQILDRVWQYDFGGQGNIVELYISYLRRKIDAGRSPMIHTLRGAGYVIKPAV, from the coding sequence ATGACCGCGACGATCCCCACCTCGACAGGCTCCCGGGCGCAGCTGACCCGACCGGACGGCAGCGCCCTGCGGGTGCTGGTCGTCGACGACGAGCGCTCCATCTGCGAGCTGCTGTCCATGGCCCTGCGCTACGAGGGCTGGGACGTCAAGACCGCCTCCGACGGCACCGAGGCCGTCAAGGCCGCCCGGGAGTTCCGCCCGGACGCCGTCGTGCTCGACGTGATGCTGCCCGACATGGACGGCCTCGAGGTGCTGCGCCGGGTGCGCGCGGACCAGCCGCTCGTGCCGGTGGTCTTCCTGACCGCCAAGGACGCCCTGGAGGACCGGATCGCCGGGCTCACCGCCGGCGGTGACGACTACGTGACCAAGCCCTTCTCCCTCGAGGAGGTGGCTGCCCGGCTGCGTGGCCTGTTGCGCCGCACCTCCCGCGTGGTGGCCGACGACGGCCTGCTGGTCGTCGGCGACCTGACCCTGGACGAGGAGTCCCACGAGGTCACCCGCAGCGGCGACGACGTCCGGCTCACCGCCACCGAGTTCGAGCTGCTCCGCTACCTGATGCGCAACCCCAAGCGGGTGCTGTCGAAGGCCCAGATCCTGGACCGCGTGTGGCAGTACGACTTCGGCGGTCAGGGCAACATCGTCGAGCTCTACATCTCCTACCTCCGCCGCAAGATCGACGCCGGTCGCTCCCCGATGATCCACACGCTGCGGGGCGCCGGGTACGTGATCAAGCCCGCCGTCTGA
- a CDS encoding GtrA family protein, with protein MHIRCRGWPRKQYRELLRDPAPPSTAAPSENPVTCPTLLRRHPAVDAVSDAADESAHRVRSFLQGLRDGDAGSAQFARFVFVGGLSSALYAVLFVALDGFGDQAANLAGAIASTLLANELHRRLTFHADGRVSWFTAQWEGGGLAVVGLVATSLALAFAHQLLGDTTWQVNVLLIGAVTGAIGLVRFVALRAWVFTTRSLQRG; from the coding sequence CGAGAGCTGTTGCGAGACCCCGCACCGCCGAGCACCGCCGCACCATCGGAGAACCCCGTGACCTGCCCGACCCTGCTCCGCCGCCACCCCGCGGTGGACGCCGTCTCCGACGCGGCGGACGAGTCGGCCCACCGGGTGCGTTCCTTCCTGCAGGGCCTGCGCGACGGCGACGCCGGCAGCGCCCAGTTCGCCCGCTTCGTCTTCGTCGGGGGCCTGTCCAGCGCCCTGTACGCGGTCCTCTTCGTCGCTCTCGACGGCTTCGGCGACCAGGCCGCCAACCTCGCCGGCGCGATCGCCTCGACGCTGCTGGCCAACGAGCTGCACCGCCGGCTCACCTTCCACGCCGACGGCCGGGTCTCCTGGTTCACCGCGCAGTGGGAGGGCGGCGGCCTCGCCGTCGTCGGTCTCGTCGCCACCTCGCTGGCGCTGGCCTTCGCCCACCAGCTCCTGGGCGACACCACCTGGCAGGTGAACGTGCTGCTGATCGGCGCCGTCACCGGGGCCATCGGGCTGGTCCGCTTCGTGGCCCTGCGCGCCTGGGTGTTCACCACCCGTTCGCTCCAGCGCGGGTAG
- a CDS encoding glycosyltransferase gives MAGNDWSPLADAVPAQPPTVSVVVPYYRAQAELDLVLAGLAGQTHPASRLQVVVADDGSPEPPRVPAGVTVVRQEDRGFRAAAARNLGARAADGDVLLFLDGDTVPEPGYVAELAALPALLPDALVTGRRRHADLAGWTPERLHAWFAGGPAPEELTEPAWLRQAGSLLDADDRSYRFVISAVMGVGRELFTEVGGFDETFGGYGGEDWELAHRLVTAGAVLAHRERAVAWHDGPDWGLRGDDPVAARREKNAETRSLARLLPDPAARGVGGWWPHPDVVVRMAPGADDDATVLGVRSVLASGLDVQVWTPAADLFDGDPRVHAGDPPPAVLARCRTQVDLVEPLLWAPGGLAALVERVRPGGVGQVRGAGVTVSATRALRRAARWDLPLDALFGTADVVPDAEPLGPHPDLAHHLPRL, from the coding sequence GTGGCCGGCAACGACTGGTCCCCGCTCGCCGACGCGGTGCCGGCGCAGCCGCCCACCGTGTCGGTCGTCGTGCCGTACTACCGGGCCCAGGCCGAGCTGGACCTGGTGCTCGCCGGTCTCGCCGGGCAGACCCACCCGGCGTCCCGGTTGCAGGTGGTGGTCGCCGACGACGGCTCGCCCGAGCCGCCGCGGGTGCCGGCCGGGGTCACCGTCGTCCGGCAGGAGGACCGCGGGTTCCGGGCCGCCGCCGCGCGCAACCTGGGCGCCCGGGCCGCCGACGGCGACGTGCTGCTCTTCCTGGACGGCGACACCGTTCCCGAGCCGGGCTACGTCGCCGAGCTGGCCGCGCTGCCCGCGCTGCTCCCCGACGCGCTGGTCACCGGCCGCCGCCGGCACGCCGACCTCGCCGGCTGGACCCCCGAGCGGCTGCACGCCTGGTTCGCCGGCGGTCCGGCGCCCGAGGAGCTCACCGAACCCGCCTGGCTGCGGCAGGCCGGGTCGCTGCTGGACGCCGACGACCGCTCCTACCGGTTCGTCATCAGCGCCGTCATGGGCGTGGGCCGCGAGCTGTTCACCGAGGTGGGTGGCTTCGACGAGACCTTCGGCGGCTACGGCGGGGAGGACTGGGAGCTGGCCCACCGGCTGGTCACCGCCGGCGCCGTGCTGGCCCACCGCGAGCGGGCGGTCGCCTGGCACGACGGACCCGACTGGGGGCTGCGCGGGGACGACCCGGTCGCCGCCCGCCGGGAGAAGAACGCCGAGACCCGGTCGCTGGCCCGGCTGCTGCCCGACCCGGCGGCCCGCGGCGTGGGCGGCTGGTGGCCGCACCCCGACGTCGTCGTCCGGATGGCGCCGGGTGCCGACGACGACGCCACCGTGCTCGGCGTCCGGTCGGTGCTGGCGTCGGGCCTGGACGTCCAGGTCTGGACGCCTGCTGCCGACCTGTTCGACGGCGACCCGAGAGTGCACGCGGGCGACCCGCCGCCGGCGGTGCTGGCCCGCTGCCGCACCCAGGTCGACCTCGTCGAGCCGCTGCTGTGGGCCCCCGGAGGGCTGGCCGCGCTGGTCGAGCGGGTGCGCCCGGGCGGGGTCGGGCAGGTGCGCGGCGCCGGGGTGACCGTGTCGGCCACCCGGGCCCTGCGCCGGGCCGCCCGCTGGGACCTCCCGCTGGACGCCCTCTTCGGCACCGCCGACGTCGTCCCCGACGCCGAGCCCCTGGGCCCGCACCCCGACCTGGCCCACCACCTCCCCCGCCTCTGA
- a CDS encoding metallophosphoesterase, whose product MTSDDVEGDPTPTPARRSRLRGPVRWLQRIVVALVGATLGVLLFARVEAPIGPFDATVAFTPATDGGAELEIPPLGALAVDAYDGPLRLDVQLRRVDQLRAQELATDPGQLDGVVDRVSADLQAAVVQLAWTTAAAGIGGAALFSLVALRRKREPLIAVGLSTVLLVGTAGLGAATWRPEALSQPTYTGLLVNANSLIGSAQDIVARYDAYRASLEDLVTNVSTLYSAVSTLPDPSGTGDSVALLHVADIHLNPAGADLVEQIVSQFDIDGVLDTGDIVDWGSAAENQTFDWIGDLGVPYVYIRGNHDSLNTALAVAAQPNAVVLDDSATTVAGIEVVGAPDPRFTPDKDAMPETQTLEETGEELRDFAETLDDPPAIAMVHDPKQAPPLDGVVDVVLAGHTHTREVSVLEDGTRLMVEGSTGGAGLRGLQGEDPTPLSATVLYLDPTTGALTAWDEITLGGLGQSEVTIQRQYVEPLPTGDDETPTDETPTDETPTDGTPTEAPAGPTG is encoded by the coding sequence GTGACCAGCGACGACGTCGAGGGCGACCCGACCCCCACCCCGGCTCGCCGCAGCCGGCTGCGGGGCCCGGTCCGCTGGTTGCAGCGCATCGTCGTCGCCCTGGTCGGGGCCACCCTGGGCGTGCTGTTGTTCGCCCGGGTCGAGGCACCGATCGGCCCCTTCGACGCCACCGTCGCCTTCACCCCGGCCACCGACGGTGGGGCCGAGCTCGAGATCCCGCCGCTGGGCGCGCTCGCCGTCGACGCCTACGACGGTCCGCTCCGGCTGGACGTCCAGCTGCGCCGGGTCGACCAGCTGCGGGCCCAGGAGCTGGCCACCGACCCCGGTCAGCTCGACGGGGTCGTCGACCGGGTCAGCGCCGACCTGCAGGCCGCGGTCGTCCAGCTGGCCTGGACCACCGCCGCCGCCGGCATCGGCGGTGCGGCGCTGTTCTCCCTCGTCGCGCTGCGCCGGAAGCGGGAGCCGCTGATCGCCGTCGGGCTGTCCACCGTGCTGCTGGTCGGCACCGCCGGCCTGGGGGCTGCGACCTGGCGGCCGGAGGCGCTGTCCCAGCCGACGTACACCGGGCTCCTGGTCAACGCCAACAGCCTCATCGGCAGCGCGCAGGACATCGTGGCCCGCTACGACGCCTACCGGGCCTCCCTGGAGGACCTGGTCACCAACGTCAGCACGCTCTACTCCGCGGTGTCCACGCTGCCCGACCCCTCGGGCACCGGCGACAGCGTGGCGCTGCTGCACGTCGCCGACATCCACCTGAACCCCGCCGGGGCGGACCTGGTGGAGCAGATCGTGAGCCAGTTCGACATCGACGGCGTGCTGGACACCGGCGACATCGTCGACTGGGGCAGCGCCGCGGAGAACCAGACCTTCGACTGGATCGGCGACCTCGGCGTCCCCTACGTCTACATCCGGGGCAACCACGACTCGCTGAACACCGCCCTGGCCGTCGCCGCCCAGCCCAACGCCGTCGTGCTCGACGACTCCGCGACGACGGTGGCCGGGATCGAGGTCGTCGGCGCACCCGACCCCCGGTTCACCCCGGACAAGGACGCCATGCCCGAGACCCAGACGCTGGAGGAGACCGGCGAGGAGCTGCGTGACTTCGCAGAGACCCTCGACGACCCGCCGGCCATCGCGATGGTGCACGACCCCAAGCAGGCCCCGCCGCTGGACGGCGTGGTCGACGTCGTGCTGGCCGGGCACACCCACACCCGTGAGGTGTCGGTGCTCGAGGACGGCACCCGGCTGATGGTCGAGGGCTCCACCGGCGGCGCCGGGCTGCGCGGGCTGCAGGGCGAGGACCCCACCCCGCTCAGCGCCACCGTGCTCTACCTGGACCCCACCACCGGCGCGCTCACCGCCTGGGACGAGATCACCCTGGGCGGCCTCGGCCAGTCCGAGGTGACCATCCAGCGGCAGTACGTCGAACCGCTGCCCACCGGGGACGACGAGACACCCACCGACGAGACACCCACCGACGAGACACCCACCGACGGGACACCCACCGAGGCTCCAGCGGGCCCGACCGGCTGA
- a CDS encoding hemerythrin domain-containing protein — translation MLDVTDLVLEDHHTMRRQFALLDDVWDDPRALGMVWKGLARLLDVHAACEEEVFYPYLLKYGDSGDDDATEGDVVDETDDAIGDHDEIRDAVAAAGKEEPGTEAWWAAVRKAREENDDHLAEEEHDALPDFRRNASVELRAELALRWLDWRYAHDSGEGITYDKEPEAYIEQYRSHPVADPVEHPVAATSVTHG, via the coding sequence GTGCTCGACGTCACCGACCTGGTCCTCGAGGACCACCACACGATGCGCCGCCAGTTCGCCCTGCTCGACGACGTCTGGGACGACCCGCGCGCCCTCGGCATGGTCTGGAAGGGCCTCGCCCGACTGCTGGACGTGCACGCCGCGTGCGAGGAGGAGGTGTTCTACCCCTACCTGCTCAAGTACGGCGACTCCGGCGACGACGACGCGACCGAGGGCGACGTCGTCGACGAGACCGACGACGCGATCGGCGACCACGACGAGATCCGGGACGCCGTGGCCGCCGCCGGCAAGGAGGAGCCGGGCACCGAGGCCTGGTGGGCGGCGGTGCGCAAGGCCCGCGAGGAGAACGACGACCACCTGGCCGAGGAGGAGCACGACGCGCTGCCGGACTTCCGTCGCAACGCCTCGGTCGAGCTGAGGGCCGAGCTGGCGCTGCGCTGGCTGGACTGGCGGTACGCGCACGACTCCGGCGAGGGCATCACCTACGACAAGGAGCCCGAGGCCTACATCGAGCAGTACCGGTCGCACCCGGTCGCCGACCCGGTCGAGCACCCCGTCGCGGCGACCTCGGTCACCCACGGCTGA
- a CDS encoding NADH-quinone oxidoreductase subunit E, giving the protein MTPVSAPPITRGLLGTGDPSLGAHLAAHGPLPTHGDPVLAAAGLTGRGGAGFPTARKLASVRDAARAARTPAVVVGNGGEGEPAAAKDATLLARSPHLVLDGLALAARAVGADTVVLAAGHHQLAGLDRALAERGDRGRVRLVGLAGRFLAGEETALVAAVEGGPPLPRGKNPPVWQRGVQGRPTLVQNVETLARLALLARGESAAGHTLVTRHGHTVDVAEVPLGARLGDVLTVDAGVQAVLVGGYHGSWLPAHVAAGATLDRDGLAVHGAALGAGVLAALPADRCGLRESATVVGYLAAQSAGQCGPCLNGLPRIAAALDRLARPGPPPAGLLDDVARWSGLVVGRGACSHPDGSVRFVASALRVFAPELAAHAAGWCTASSSARPFLPVPAVTR; this is encoded by the coding sequence GTGACCCCCGTGAGCGCACCCCCGATCACCCGCGGTCTGCTCGGCACCGGTGACCCCTCGCTGGGCGCCCACCTCGCCGCGCACGGCCCCCTGCCCACGCACGGCGACCCGGTGCTCGCCGCCGCCGGGCTGACCGGCCGCGGCGGCGCCGGCTTCCCCACCGCCCGGAAGCTCGCCTCGGTCCGGGACGCCGCCCGTGCGGCGCGCACCCCGGCCGTCGTCGTCGGCAACGGCGGGGAGGGCGAGCCCGCGGCGGCCAAGGACGCGACCCTGCTGGCCCGCTCCCCGCACCTGGTGCTCGACGGCCTGGCCCTCGCCGCCCGGGCGGTCGGCGCGGACACCGTCGTCCTGGCCGCCGGTCATCACCAGCTGGCCGGACTGGACCGTGCCCTCGCCGAACGGGGCGACCGCGGGCGGGTGCGGCTGGTCGGACTGGCCGGCCGGTTCCTGGCCGGGGAGGAGACCGCGCTGGTCGCCGCGGTCGAGGGCGGCCCGCCGCTGCCCCGCGGCAAGAACCCCCCGGTGTGGCAGCGCGGGGTGCAGGGTCGGCCCACGCTGGTGCAGAACGTGGAGACGCTGGCCCGCCTGGCGCTGCTGGCCCGTGGGGAGTCCGCTGCCGGGCACACCCTGGTGACCCGGCACGGGCACACCGTCGACGTCGCGGAGGTGCCCCTGGGGGCCCGGCTGGGCGACGTGCTGACCGTGGACGCCGGCGTGCAGGCCGTGCTGGTCGGCGGGTACCACGGCAGCTGGCTGCCCGCGCACGTCGCTGCCGGCGCGACCCTGGACCGCGACGGGCTGGCCGTGCACGGCGCCGCGCTCGGTGCCGGGGTGCTCGCCGCGCTGCCCGCCGACCGGTGCGGGCTGCGGGAGAGCGCCACCGTGGTCGGCTACCTGGCCGCCCAGTCCGCCGGCCAGTGCGGGCCCTGCCTCAACGGACTCCCCCGCATCGCCGCCGCCCTGGACCGGTTGGCCCGCCCGGGACCGCCCCCTGCCGGCCTGCTGGACGACGTCGCCCGCTGGTCGGGCCTGGTCGTCGGCCGCGGCGCCTGCAGCCACCCCGACGGCAGCGTCCGGTTCGTGGCCAGCGCCCTGCGGGTGTTCGCCCCGGAGCTGGCCGCGCACGCCGCGGGCTGGTGCACCGCGTCGTCGTCGGCACGGCCGTTCCTGCCCGTGCCCGCGGTGACCCGGTGA
- a CDS encoding STAS domain-containing protein, translating into MTSPDTPPSESPADAAVDVAPEVSTSTPSPGVACVTVVGELTAEARKPLIRVVTDLLLGDQPPRKMQLDLHGVTFLNSAGLSTVVQVHRMLEGRGSELQLLVGTTAVARPLQLSGLWHRFQIVDGRHTP; encoded by the coding sequence ATGACGAGCCCCGACACCCCGCCGTCCGAGAGCCCCGCCGACGCTGCCGTCGACGTCGCCCCCGAGGTGTCCACGTCGACGCCGTCCCCCGGGGTGGCCTGCGTGACCGTCGTCGGCGAGCTCACCGCCGAGGCCCGCAAGCCGCTGATCCGGGTGGTCACCGACCTGCTGCTCGGCGACCAGCCGCCCAGGAAGATGCAGCTGGACCTGCACGGCGTCACGTTCCTCAACTCCGCCGGGTTGTCGACCGTGGTCCAGGTGCACCGGATGCTCGAGGGCCGCGGCTCGGAGCTGCAGCTGCTGGTCGGCACCACCGCCGTCGCCCGCCCGCTCCAGCTGTCCGGCCTCTGGCACCGCTTCCAGATCGTCGACGGCCGCCACACCCCCTGA